Proteins encoded in a region of the Kryptolebias marmoratus isolate JLee-2015 linkage group LG14, ASM164957v2, whole genome shotgun sequence genome:
- the purg gene encoding purine-rich element-binding protein gamma, producing the protein MMMADGCCRGMDRGRSKIASDSQPRHGYPPPPQQQQQQYIQTGALQQQQQPGNDIQELASKRVDIQKKRFYLDVKQSVRGRFLKIAEVWIGRGRHDNVRKSKLTLSMSMAPALRYCLGDFIDYYARIGLRGAPGAAAHPAEEHGGDGQLRGGHDARRKAREQHATPSPAGSVGSDEHAHRVLKSEFIERDNRKYFLDLKENQRGRFLRIRQTVSKGHGTMGYYGQGIEQTIVLPAQGLIEFRDALSQLIEDYGDDVDEHGRSGSRSRLDSPELPEAASFRVDNKRFYFDVGSNRYGVFLKISEVRQPYRNTITVPLKAWARFGENFIRYEEEMRHIFSCHKEKRTEARQDSLEHED; encoded by the coding sequence ATGATGATGGCTGATGGATGTTGCAGGGGGATGGACAGAGGCAGGAGTAAGATCGCATCCGACTCCCAGCCGAGACACGGgtatcctcctcctcctcagcagcagcagcagcagtacaTCCAGACCGGagcgctgcagcagcagcagcagccgggGAATGACATCCAGGAGCTGGCCTCCAAACGCGTCGACATCCAGAAGAAGCGCTTCTATCTGGACGTGAAGCAGAGCGTGCGCGGCCGCTTCCTGAAAATAGCCGAGGTGTGGATCGGGAGAGGCCGCCACGACAACGTCAGGAAGAGCAAGCTGACGCTGTCCATGTCCATGGCTCCGGCGCTGCGCTACTGCCTGGGGGACTTCATCGACTACTACGCCCGGATCGGGCTGCGGGGGGCGCCGGGCGCGGCGGCTCACCCGGCCGAGGAGCACGGCGGCGACGGGCAGCTCCGCGGCGGCCACGACGCTCGCCGGAAGGCGCGCGAGCAGCACGCCACGCCGTCCCCCGCCGGCTCCGTGGGCTCCGACGAGCATGCCCACCGCGTCCTGAAGAGCGAGTTCATCGAGCGCGACAACAGGAAGTACTTCCTGGACCTGAAGGAGAACCAGCGAGGCCGGTTCCTCCGCATACGGCAGACCGTCAGCAAGGGCCACGGCACCATGGGCTACTACGGCCAGGGCATCGAGCAGACCATCGTGCTGCCCGCGCAGGGGCTCATCGAGTTCAGAGACGCCCTGTCGCAGCTCATCGAGGACTACGGCGACGACGTGGACGAGCACGGCCGGAGCGGCTCGCGGAGTCGCCTCGACAGCCCCGAGCTTCCGGAGGCGGCGTCCTTCCGCGTGGACAACAAGCGCTTCTACTTCGACGTGGGCTCGAACCGCTACGGCGTCTTCCTGAAGATCAGCGAGGTGCGCCAGCCGTACAGGAACACCATCACGGTGCCCCTGAAAGCCTGGGCCCGCTTCGGGGAGAACTTCATCCGCTACGAGGAGGAGATGCGCCACATCTTCTCGTGCCACAAGGAGAAGAGGACAGAGGCTCGACAGGACAGCCTGGAGCACGAGGACTGA